GTAATGATTTCATTACTGGAGACAAAGGCAATGATAACCTATCGGGTAATGCCGGAAGTGACACATTTGCCTTCACCCAAGTTGGTAGTGCGGATGCTGACGTAGTAGTTGATTTCACATCAGGAACTGACAAGATTGCCTTATCTACTACTGAGTTCGCATCTCTAGGTGTCAGTGTAGAAGCTGGTGAATTCCAAGTGATTGCTAACTTCAATACTGCTAACGTCGGTACTACGACTGGACTGATTTATGACTCCCAAAGTGGCAAGTTATACTTCGTCACGGGTGGTGCTGCTCAAGAAGTAGCTACATTTGTCAATAAACCTACTCTAACAGCCAGCGACTTTGAACTATTCTAAGTCTGAACTTGCTATAATTTAGTTCTAGGGGGTAGCTAGTCTACCCCATTTTTTATGGGCAGTAATGGCTTAATCTTCCGGCTTAGGAGGGACAGGATCATATCCCCCTGGATGATAGGGATGACAGCGTAGAATGCGTTGCACTGCTAACCAACTGCCTTGAATTATTCCAAAGCGTTCGATGGCTTCAATGGCATATTGGGAACAAGTGGGGTGAAAGCGACAAACGGGAGGAAACAGGGGGGAAATTAAGAATCTGTAGCCTCGAATTAAGGTAATTAATAGAATTTTCATATCATTAAATTTGTTAATTTTCAGCGAGAACAACTTGAGGAGCGAGGAGAACTTGATCGGAAGTTTCGATAAATTTTCCAATTCCTAAAAGTTGATTGTCTAAATCATAAACACTCACGGGTTGAGGTTTTAAGGTTTCAGAATCTACAGCAATTGATTGTCCTTGACACCAACGTTTTGCAGATTCATCGGTGAGTGTAATAATTGTTAAATGATTTAAAGCTAAGGTCGGAGATAGGGGAAAAAATGTTTGTTGTTGAACTTGGGTTTCTAGGGTTTCTAAAGTTAAACTATTTTCTAAAGAGAAACCACTGCTTTCTGTTCGGATAAGATGAGCTAAGGTTCCACCGCAATTCAGTATCGCTCCTAAATCTCTAGCAATAGAGCGAATATAAGTTCCTGAACCACAGGCGATCACAATTTCTAACTCAGGAAATTCTCCCGGATACCAATTTAAAATTTTGAGATCAAAAATTTCAACTGTCCGACTTGGAACTTCAATATTTTCTCCTTTTCTCGCTAAATCATATAATCGTTTTCCTTGAACATGAATGGCACTATAAAGCGGAGGAATCTGTTGAATTTTACCCTTAAATTGAGGAAGAATTTCTTGAATTTGTTGGAGTTGTAAATGGGGTACAGGTTGACTCGTTAATATTTCTCCTTCCAAGTCATCGGTTGTGGTGGTGACACCAAATCGAATTCTAGCTTGATAGGCTTTTTGAGGCGGGAGAAATTGTAATAAACGAGTGGCTTTTCCCAGAGCAAGGGGTAACACTCCTGTTGCTGCTGGGTCGAGGGTTCCGGCGTGTCCGACTCGTTTTAATCGTAAGATTCGACGCACTCGCGCCACACAGTCATGGGAGGTTAAACCCGCAGATTTATTAAGGTTGAGAAACCCGTACATTATGGTATTGAATACTCTCTATGAAATCGTTATTTTATCCTATTATTTTCTCAAATTTTAGCTAAGAGAGAGATTTAAAATCTCCAGATGTTAAATTTCCTGTAAAACCGGGAAGGAATGCTAAATAAGTGGGATTATTAACATTATCCGTGCGAATCAATACACCGTTAATGTCATTAACACTTCCCGTTTCAATGACTAATTGACTATAGGTTAAGTCTGACGGCAGAAAAAAGAAGTCGTTATTATCATTATAATCGAAAATCACATCAACGAAAGCTGAATTAGCACTACCAGAATTAACAGAAATCAAAAATCCATCTTGTCCTTCACCGCCGACTAAAATATCTTGACCTCGATCTCCCGATAACAAATCATCTCTATTTCCCCCCAAGATACAATCATCACCGGCTCCGCCATATAGGGTGTTATTATTATCATCAGTTCCGATCGAATCACTACCCGCTATCAAGAGGTCATTATCATTATTTCCTGATAAAAAATCTTGTCCATTCCCTCCATATAAGGTATCACTACCTTTTCCTCCAAACAAGGTATCATTTCCTTCATTCCCTAAAATAGAATCCCGACTTTGATTCCCATTAATATAATCATTTCCCGTTTCACCCTCAATCAAATCCTCTCCGTCATCACCAAAAATGGTATCCCCTCCCCCCCGACCATACAAACTATCATCCCCTATATTGCCTCGAATAATATCAGCAGCAGCAGTTCCAGCTAGACTAGCTCCCAAGGTATCACTCACCTGGGGAATTTGATTTCCGGTCACGGTATCATTTCCGGTCACGGTATCATTTCCATTATTACCCCCGGTTGTATCATTGGTTAAGGTGTCCCCAGGAAGGGTTTGGTCGTATAATAGGAAAATTAAGTTAGGATCAAATGCGGATGTCATAATCAGTTAAGCATTAAGTTTGTCTTAAATTTTACCAACTCTGAAGTAGCCTAACGACAACCAAACGGTTAGTTTTTCAGATTTTTGCCTGTGCATTACTCAATTATATTAAAATCCAGCCTATTTGTTCTCCTCATTCCGAACCTTCGAGACTGCAAAATTCAACAACTGTCAATTGCCATAATTCCGTAAACTCACTGATAGCAAGATAAGGGATAAGTCGAATATAATAGGATCAACCTTGAGACTCTAAATAAATTTACTGCAAAAATGCGGGATTGCCAATCACAAGCCCAAACCTTGCACTCTTTTGTACCCGGATTGACATCTCTAATTCTTTATCCAACGGATTATTATGTTTAATGCCACAGCCATTCTAATTGATGCCTTTGTTCAACAATTACAAGCCGGATATCGTCGTACTTATGGAGGGTTTAAACCAGACTACCCTGAGATTATTGCTTGGGCTGGAACAATGGCTTTAGAAAATATTGCCAATTGTGATGCTCTTTATCATAACGTCGAGCATACTATGTTAGTGACGTTAGTAGGACAAGAAATTTTACGCGGAAAACATATCCGAGAAGGCGGTGTTACACCTCAAGATTGGTTGCATTTTATTATTTCCTTGCTGTGTCATGATATTGGTTATGTCAAAGGCGTTTGTCGTCAGGATCAAGAATCAATTGGTTTATATGCAACTGGAATTGGAGATGGAATTGTTTCGATTTCTGTTGGAGCCACGTCAGCTAGTTTAACACCTTATCATGTTGATCGCGGAAAATTAGTCATTGATGAACGATTTGGCGGTCATAATTTAATCGATGCGGAACAAATTAAACGCAATATTGAATTAACTCGTTTTCCGGTTCCCGCCGATGAAACCCACCAAGATCGACATAATTATTCAGGACTAGCAAGAGCCGCTGATTTGATTGGTCAACTCAGTGATCCGCGCTATTTGAAAAAAATTAGTTCCTTATTTTATGAATTTGAAGAAGTGGGAACGAACAAAGTTTTAGGGTATAAAACCCCTGGAGATTTACGCCGAAATTACGCTAAGTTTTACTGGAATGGCGTATTTCCTTATATTCCGGCGGCTCTCAAATATTTAGAACTCACCCAAGAAGGAAAGCAAGTTGTAGCAAATCTCTATGCTAATGTCTTTCAAGTGGAAAATGAATCTCGAATTTTACAAGGAATTAATCAATTTCCCACGGAAACGAATGGCGGAAGTCGAACAGATCAAAATAAAGACGGTGTTCTCAATGAGCAAAAACCGTTAGTCTTTAGTGAATTAACGGAGTTAAATTTATAGAGACTTAGGATGGTTTGAAAAAAGGGAAATTCAAAATTGAGAAAGGGAGGTTGATCAATTAACTTTCCTTTTTATCTCTATAACTGTAAAAGATTTGAGGTCTTAACCATGACAGAAGCTACCCAAAAAATGCAACAACGAGTTGAAGAATTAAGAAAATTATTGCAAAAAGCTAGTTATGAATATTATGTCTTGGATGCTCCAACAATGGAGGATTCTATTTATGATCAATTATATCGAGAACTGCAAGATTTAGAACAAAAATATCCTGAATTAATTACCTTAGATAGTCCGACCCAACGAGTTGGAGAAAGACCTGCTACCCAATTTCAATCTGTTCAACATAATATTCCTTTATATAGTTTAGAAAATGCCTTTAATTTTAACGAGTTAAAAACTTGGCAAGATCGAGGACAAAAAATAGCCACAAATTCCTCCAAATTACCGACTTATGTTTGTGAATTAAAAATAGATGGTTCAGCCTTAGCATTAACTTATGAAAACGGAATATTAGTTCGAGGCGCAACGCGAGGAGATGGAATAACCGGGGAAGAAATTACTCAAAATGTTAAAACAATTCGTTCCATCCCCTTAAAATTAGAAGGAGAAAATCCACCTGCTTTAGTTGAAGTACGAGGAGAAGCTTTTTTATCCTTAACTGTATTTGAACAAATTAATCAAGAACGAAAACAAGCAGGAGAGGCGTTATTTGCTAATCCGAGAAATGCTGCTGGTGGAACTTTAAGACAATTAGATTCTAAAATTGTAGCTCAACGGAAGCTTGATTTTTTTGCTTATACTTTACAAATTCCCCAACAAGATAATTTAGAAATTACTGATTTCCAAACCCAATGGGATAATTTAGAATTATTGCAAACAATGGGATTTAAAGTTAATCCAAATCGTCAAGTCTGTTCTAATTTAGAAGAAGTGATAAAATATTGTGAATATTGGGATCAAGAACGGCATAATTTACCTTATATGACTGATGGGGTTGTAATTAAAATTAATCCTTTGTCTTTACAGAAAAAATTAGGATTTACTCAAAAATTCCCCCGGTGGGCGATCGCTTATAAATATCCCGCCGAAGAAGCCCCAACGCAAGTAAAATCTGTCACAGTACAAGTGGGGAGAACTGGGGCGTTAACCCCGGTTGCAGAACTTAACCCCATTTTACTCGCAGGAACTACGGTTCAACGAGCAACATTACATAATCGCGATCGCATTACTGAGTTAGATTTGCATCTCGGTGACACTGTAATTGTACGGAAAGCCGGGGAAATTATTCCCGAAGTGCTGAGAGTCTTATTAGAATTACGCCCCAAGGACGCTAAACGGTTTGAAATGCCCACCCATTGTCCCGAATGCGGCCAACCCGTTGTACAACCTGTGGGAGAAGCAGTGACGCGATGTATTAATGAGTCTTGTCCGGCAATTTTACAAGGATCTTTGATTCATTGGTGTTCCAGAGATGCCTTAGATATTAATGGCATTGGGGATAAATTAGTACAACAATTAGTCAGTAAAAAATTAGTTAATTCTGTAGCTGATTTATATGATTTAACCGTTGAAAAATTAATGGTTTTAGACCGCATGGGGGAAAAATCAGCCACTAAAATTATGAATGCGATCGCTACCTCTAAAACTCAACCTTGGTCGCGGGTATTATATGGGTTAGGCATTCGTCACGTTGGCAGTGTCAACGCGGAATTAATTACTCAAAAATTTAAAAGTGTTGAACAGTTAACCCAAGCATCTGCCACGGACATTGAAGGGGTTTATGGAATTGGGCCAGAAATTGCCTATTCAGTTTATCAATGGTTTAATCTTCCCGCAAATCAAGACTTAATTGAACGATTAAAACTCGCAGAATTACAGCTTGCTAATTCTGAAAAAATAAATTATAATATAATTAATAGATCTCAATATTTAGCAGGTAAAACTTTTGTAATCACAGGAACTTTACCCACTTTAAAACGAGATGAAGCTAAAAAATTAATTCAAAATGCGGGCGGAAAAGTAACGGAATCGGTGAGTAAAAAAACT
The sequence above is a segment of the Planktothrix tepida PCC 9214 genome. Coding sequences within it:
- the yidD gene encoding membrane protein insertion efficiency factor YidD, with translation MKILLITLIRGYRFLISPLFPPVCRFHPTCSQYAIEAIERFGIIQGSWLAVQRILRCHPYHPGGYDPVPPKPED
- a CDS encoding Npun_R2479 family HD domain-containing metalloprotein, with the translated sequence MFNATAILIDAFVQQLQAGYRRTYGGFKPDYPEIIAWAGTMALENIANCDALYHNVEHTMLVTLVGQEILRGKHIREGGVTPQDWLHFIISLLCHDIGYVKGVCRQDQESIGLYATGIGDGIVSISVGATSASLTPYHVDRGKLVIDERFGGHNLIDAEQIKRNIELTRFPVPADETHQDRHNYSGLARAADLIGQLSDPRYLKKISSLFYEFEEVGTNKVLGYKTPGDLRRNYAKFYWNGVFPYIPAALKYLELTQEGKQVVANLYANVFQVENESRILQGINQFPTETNGGSRTDQNKDGVLNEQKPLVFSELTELNL
- a CDS encoding calcium-binding protein, producing the protein MTSAFDPNLIFLLYDQTLPGDTLTNDTTGGNNGNDTVTGNDTVTGNQIPQVSDTLGASLAGTAAADIIRGNIGDDSLYGRGGGDTIFGDDGEDLIEGETGNDYINGNQSRDSILGNEGNDTLFGGKGSDTLYGGNGQDFLSGNNDNDLLIAGSDSIGTDDNNNTLYGGAGDDCILGGNRDDLLSGDRGQDILVGGEGQDGFLISVNSGSANSAFVDVIFDYNDNNDFFFLPSDLTYSQLVIETGSVNDINGVLIRTDNVNNPTYLAFLPGFTGNLTSGDFKSLS
- the ligA gene encoding NAD-dependent DNA ligase LigA encodes the protein MTEATQKMQQRVEELRKLLQKASYEYYVLDAPTMEDSIYDQLYRELQDLEQKYPELITLDSPTQRVGERPATQFQSVQHNIPLYSLENAFNFNELKTWQDRGQKIATNSSKLPTYVCELKIDGSALALTYENGILVRGATRGDGITGEEITQNVKTIRSIPLKLEGENPPALVEVRGEAFLSLTVFEQINQERKQAGEALFANPRNAAGGTLRQLDSKIVAQRKLDFFAYTLQIPQQDNLEITDFQTQWDNLELLQTMGFKVNPNRQVCSNLEEVIKYCEYWDQERHNLPYMTDGVVIKINPLSLQKKLGFTQKFPRWAIAYKYPAEEAPTQVKSVTVQVGRTGALTPVAELNPILLAGTTVQRATLHNRDRITELDLHLGDTVIVRKAGEIIPEVLRVLLELRPKDAKRFEMPTHCPECGQPVVQPVGEAVTRCINESCPAILQGSLIHWCSRDALDINGIGDKLVQQLVSKKLVNSVADLYDLTVEKLMVLDRMGEKSATKIMNAIATSKTQPWSRVLYGLGIRHVGSVNAELITQKFKSVEQLTQASATDIEGVYGIGPEIAYSVYQWFNLPANQDLIERLKLAELQLANSEKINYNIINRSQYLAGKTFVITGTLPTLKRDEAKKLIQNAGGKVTESVSKKTDYVVVGEEAGSKLKKAQDLGITLLSEEELLTLL
- the truB gene encoding tRNA pseudouridine(55) synthase TruB yields the protein MYGFLNLNKSAGLTSHDCVARVRRILRLKRVGHAGTLDPAATGVLPLALGKATRLLQFLPPQKAYQARIRFGVTTTTDDLEGEILTSQPVPHLQLQQIQEILPQFKGKIQQIPPLYSAIHVQGKRLYDLARKGENIEVPSRTVEIFDLKILNWYPGEFPELEIVIACGSGTYIRSIARDLGAILNCGGTLAHLIRTESSGFSLENSLTLETLETQVQQQTFFPLSPTLALNHLTIITLTDESAKRWCQGQSIAVDSETLKPQPVSVYDLDNQLLGIGKFIETSDQVLLAPQVVLAEN